The following proteins are co-located in the Fodinibius salicampi genome:
- a CDS encoding alkene reductase, translating into MSKQQPLLKSYNLSGIELSNRVVMAPMTRSRASEGNVPTDLMAKYYKQRASAGLIITEGTQISQQGVGYPWTPGIHTDGQIEGWKKITKAVHEEGGHIFAQIWHVGSVSHPIYHNGDKPVAPSAVKPEGETFTAKGMKEFVKPRALDINEIPGIVEDYANAARNAVEAGFDGVEIHGANGYLIDQFIKDGTNKRDDQYGGSIANRSRFALEVVEAVSNAVGAEKTGIRFSPVGNNYGISDSNPKEVFNYLLKQLNNFDLAYVHLMEPMGDISDLPNYPQKVTEFFRPFYNGTLITNAGFDQKSGNKAIENGTADLVAYGQLFLANPDLPERFAAHAGLNEPDPDTFYGGDEKGYTDYPFMDESEKVAAE; encoded by the coding sequence ATGAGCAAGCAACAACCACTTTTAAAGTCATATAATCTTTCAGGGATCGAACTTTCAAATCGCGTGGTCATGGCCCCCATGACCCGAAGCCGGGCCAGTGAGGGCAATGTCCCGACTGACCTGATGGCCAAATATTATAAACAGCGAGCTTCGGCCGGACTTATTATTACGGAAGGCACCCAGATTTCCCAACAGGGCGTAGGCTATCCATGGACACCCGGAATTCACACGGATGGACAAATAGAAGGCTGGAAAAAAATAACAAAGGCCGTCCATGAGGAAGGCGGACATATTTTTGCACAAATCTGGCATGTGGGATCCGTTTCCCATCCAATTTACCACAATGGAGATAAACCCGTAGCCCCCTCTGCCGTTAAACCCGAAGGTGAGACTTTTACAGCCAAAGGGATGAAGGAATTTGTAAAGCCGCGCGCCCTTGATATAAATGAAATCCCTGGTATTGTTGAAGATTATGCCAATGCAGCCCGTAATGCAGTGGAAGCCGGATTCGACGGCGTGGAAATCCACGGGGCTAACGGATACCTGATCGATCAGTTTATTAAGGACGGCACCAACAAACGGGACGATCAATATGGGGGAAGCATCGCAAACCGCAGTCGTTTTGCGCTCGAAGTAGTCGAGGCTGTTTCCAATGCCGTTGGTGCAGAAAAAACCGGAATTCGCTTTTCTCCTGTGGGAAATAACTATGGAATCAGCGATTCTAATCCAAAAGAGGTTTTTAATTACCTGTTAAAACAGCTCAATAATTTTGATTTGGCCTACGTGCACCTGATGGAACCGATGGGAGACATCAGTGACTTGCCGAACTATCCCCAAAAAGTAACAGAATTTTTCCGTCCGTTCTATAACGGCACACTGATTACAAACGCAGGTTTTGATCAGAAGAGTGGCAATAAAGCTATTGAAAACGGCACGGCCGATTTGGTTGCGTATGGACAACTTTTCCTGGCCAATCCGGATCTGCCGGAACGCTTTGCGGCCCATGCCGGACTCAATGAACCCGATCCGGATACCTTCTACGGCGGTGATGAAAAAGGGTATACCGACTACCCGTTTATGGATGAATCCGAAAAGGTAGCCGCTGAGTAA
- a CDS encoding TrkH family potassium uptake protein, whose product MKIPRHWKQKWFRFLRQWRDFKKRANLFFHYVQDDIYEIDKIAHPYLRAFTILLTLLVVTSILIPVGFELTPELEQINYQIEVFLLIGFAAGFLVRFVLTSDRQSYLKKRWFEGVLTVFSVFILLDLWVPSINIIEPLFFMVEEPEVFFLQFLKGYLLFIVVIKFIQYLPELLEDQRNTARFLVYSFLSLIAGGTLLLMLPGATQNGEGLVFIDALFTSTSAVCVTGLIVVDTATHFTLFGELVIMTLIQLGGIGIITFATFLFLFISGGLGVGQMNTIKDMVAEKNTSLVTATLKKVIGFTFLVEAIAVVAYYLSWNMEFSSQGQRFLFSVFHAISAFCNAGFSLFTNSLADARNATNWGINITTMLLIVLGGLGFTVIWEVIQRKTEQKIWRRRLSIHTRLVLVTTAILIVSGTVLILILEWNNTLAGHSTIDKFLLSLFQSITTRTAGFNTVDTGAMGIPVILGMLILMLIGGSPASTAGGIKTTTFAVLVRSMTMTIRGHGRMELFKRTIPNSIIFRAMTVILLAVSCISISTILLAIVEDHAFLDLLFEEVSAFATVGLSRGITGDLTSWGKAIIIVSMFVGRVGILTFMVAFATRSDNRKYRYPEESIMVS is encoded by the coding sequence ATGAAAATACCTAGGCATTGGAAACAAAAATGGTTTCGGTTCCTGAGGCAGTGGCGTGATTTTAAGAAAAGAGCCAATCTTTTCTTCCACTATGTACAGGATGACATTTATGAGATAGATAAGATTGCTCATCCCTATCTACGAGCATTTACAATTTTGCTAACTCTTTTGGTCGTTACCAGTATCCTCATCCCGGTGGGATTTGAATTAACACCTGAGTTGGAGCAGATAAACTATCAAATAGAAGTTTTTTTGCTTATTGGGTTTGCAGCGGGTTTTCTAGTAAGGTTTGTACTGACCAGCGATCGCCAGAGTTACTTGAAAAAACGCTGGTTTGAAGGAGTGCTTACCGTTTTTTCGGTATTTATTCTTCTCGATTTATGGGTCCCGTCGATTAACATCATTGAGCCATTATTCTTTATGGTGGAGGAACCCGAAGTTTTTTTCCTTCAGTTTCTAAAGGGATACCTCCTGTTTATTGTTGTTATCAAATTTATACAGTATCTGCCGGAGCTGCTTGAGGACCAGAGAAATACAGCTCGATTTCTGGTATATAGTTTTCTTTCCCTTATTGCTGGAGGTACTCTTCTGTTGATGCTGCCTGGTGCTACCCAGAATGGTGAAGGCCTGGTGTTTATTGATGCCCTGTTTACATCAACTAGCGCTGTCTGTGTTACCGGTCTCATTGTTGTAGATACCGCTACCCATTTTACTCTATTTGGGGAGCTCGTCATTATGACCCTAATACAGCTCGGAGGGATTGGAATCATTACCTTCGCCACTTTTCTGTTTCTGTTTATCAGCGGGGGGCTTGGCGTGGGACAAATGAATACCATCAAAGATATGGTGGCTGAGAAAAATACAAGCTTGGTTACAGCCACGTTAAAAAAAGTGATTGGATTTACCTTTCTGGTAGAAGCTATTGCTGTAGTTGCATACTATCTGAGCTGGAATATGGAGTTTTCTTCACAGGGGCAGCGGTTCCTTTTTTCCGTTTTCCATGCTATTTCCGCCTTTTGTAATGCCGGTTTTTCGCTCTTTACCAACAGCCTGGCCGACGCCCGTAATGCAACAAACTGGGGGATCAATATAACTACCATGCTGCTTATTGTGTTGGGTGGACTTGGATTTACCGTCATCTGGGAAGTTATCCAGCGAAAGACAGAACAAAAAATCTGGCGCCGCCGACTATCCATCCATACTCGTTTAGTGTTGGTTACCACAGCCATTTTAATTGTAAGCGGCACCGTATTGATACTCATTCTAGAATGGAATAATACCCTTGCCGGTCATTCTACCATTGATAAATTTTTATTATCACTTTTTCAAAGTATTACCACTCGAACGGCGGGCTTTAATACGGTTGATACCGGCGCGATGGGTATTCCTGTGATTCTGGGGATGTTAATTTTAATGTTGATCGGGGGTTCCCCTGCCTCCACAGCAGGCGGTATAAAAACTACCACATTTGCCGTATTGGTACGATCTATGACGATGACTATCCGCGGACACGGTCGCATGGAATTGTTTAAGCGTACCATTCCCAACTCTATCATTTTTCGGGCAATGACCGTGATTCTTTTGGCCGTATCCTGTATCAGTATCAGTACGATTTTACTTGCTATTGTTGAAGATCACGCATTTTTAGATTTGCTGTTCGAGGAAGTTTCAGCTTTTGCTACGGTCGGGTTATCCCGGGGAATTACGGGAGACCTGACTTCGTGGGGCAAAGCTATTATTATTGTATCGATGTTCGTGGGAAGAGTAGGAATTTTGACCTTTATGGTTGCTTTTGCCACCAGATCCGACAACCGAAAATACCGATATCCGGAAGAAAGTATTATGGTATCGTAA
- a CDS encoding DUF3124 domain-containing protein — MKCFYTAILLITLTIIGCSEQQESSSDEESRAKDTVADSVLIEQADSFNRTSSSIGQLIYVPVYSHIYQRDREKTFNLTTTLSIRNADPYRTFTISRVDYYDSRGNLVQQYIDSEVKIDPLASTSYVIEERDLRGGVGANFLVSWESEEPIIPPVIEAVNISTSNQQGVSFLSVGRVLQEKSSIE, encoded by the coding sequence ATGAAATGCTTTTATACTGCTATATTATTAATAACACTGACTATTATAGGCTGCAGTGAGCAACAGGAATCCTCTTCTGATGAGGAGTCAAGGGCAAAAGATACAGTGGCTGACTCGGTTTTGATTGAACAGGCTGATTCATTCAACCGTACTTCCAGCAGTATTGGACAGTTAATTTATGTGCCGGTTTATTCACATATCTATCAGCGTGACCGAGAAAAGACATTTAATTTGACAACTACGCTGAGTATCCGCAATGCCGATCCATATCGCACTTTTACTATTTCGAGAGTAGATTATTACGATTCCAGGGGAAATCTTGTTCAACAATATATTGATTCAGAAGTAAAGATAGACCCATTGGCTTCAACATCTTATGTAATTGAAGAGCGTGATTTACGGGGAGGGGTAGGGGCAAATTTTCTGGTCAGTTGGGAATCTGAAGAACCCATAATACCTCCCGTAATTGAGGCGGTAAATATCAGTACTTCAAATCAGCAGGGAGTTTCTTTCTTAAGCGTGGGACGCGTTTTACAAGAGAAGTCATCAATAGAATGA
- a CDS encoding SDR family NAD(P)-dependent oxidoreductase, which translates to MDFTNRHIVVTGGTGALGSAVVELLINAGAKCSVPCFDSKELESFLQKDEQGVYIKTPVNLTDEKQCQSFFDLAVSAQGDLWGSIHIAGGFGMGNIEDTSKADFMKQINLNLVTCYNSCRAAVQHFKTQGNGGRIVNIAARPALEPRQGAGMTAYTTAKAGVAALTQSLAAEVIEDNILVNAIAPSTIDTPQNRDSMPNADFEKWPKPKQLAKQIAYLVSSDNEVTRGDIATVYGES; encoded by the coding sequence ATGGATTTCACAAACCGACATATTGTTGTAACCGGGGGCACCGGGGCGTTAGGATCTGCTGTTGTCGAATTGCTGATTAATGCAGGAGCCAAATGTAGTGTTCCCTGTTTTGACTCCAAAGAGCTAGAGTCCTTTTTGCAAAAAGATGAACAGGGAGTCTATATAAAAACACCGGTCAACCTGACAGATGAAAAACAGTGCCAGTCTTTCTTTGATCTGGCGGTATCAGCGCAAGGCGACCTTTGGGGGTCTATCCATATTGCCGGCGGTTTCGGCATGGGAAACATAGAAGATACATCCAAGGCCGACTTTATGAAGCAAATTAACCTTAACCTGGTTACCTGCTATAATAGCTGTCGCGCTGCAGTACAGCACTTTAAAACACAAGGCAACGGCGGACGTATTGTCAACATTGCCGCGCGACCTGCTTTGGAACCCCGGCAAGGAGCTGGCATGACGGCCTACACCACTGCTAAAGCTGGCGTTGCAGCCCTTACCCAATCACTCGCTGCGGAGGTTATTGAAGATAATATCCTGGTAAATGCCATTGCGCCTTCGACCATCGACACACCCCAAAATCGTGATAGCATGCCTAACGCCGATTTTGAGAAATGGCCCAAACCCAAACAACTGGCTAAGCAAATTGCCTATCTGGTTTCATCCGATAATGAGGTCACCCGCGGCGATATCGCTACTGTATATGGTGAAAGCTAA
- a CDS encoding ring-cleaving dioxygenase — translation MTHANGIHHITAVAGDPKVNYKFYSQVLGLRLVKKTVNFDDPSVYHLYYGNESGKPGTILTFFPWQHLQQGKPDRGQVVAIGFSVPTSSKEFWVNHLEEQNIDFEAPFTRFGKEIIGIQDPHGLHLELVMDPTADNAEGWEEGPLPKTHTIRGLHGATLAEKDYEGTGRLLEENLGFELTGQQDDRFLYETDSDFGSVIEIIDQFGPDGNPGKGTVHHIAFRAEDEKHQQLLSKKLHNKGYYLTEVKDRQYFKSVYFHEPGGILFEIATDPPGFSRDEEPDQLGQELKLPPWLEKHRLNIERELPDLT, via the coding sequence ATGACGCACGCCAACGGCATCCATCATATAACGGCCGTCGCAGGAGATCCCAAAGTAAATTATAAATTTTATTCCCAAGTGCTGGGACTTCGCCTTGTTAAAAAAACCGTTAATTTCGATGATCCATCGGTTTATCACCTCTACTATGGCAATGAGTCCGGCAAACCGGGTACCATCCTTACTTTTTTTCCATGGCAACATCTGCAGCAGGGCAAACCAGATCGCGGACAGGTAGTAGCCATAGGGTTCTCGGTACCTACTTCTTCCAAAGAATTTTGGGTCAATCATCTGGAGGAACAGAACATCGACTTTGAAGCTCCCTTCACCCGCTTCGGTAAAGAGATCATCGGTATACAGGATCCGCATGGCCTGCACCTGGAACTCGTAATGGACCCCACAGCGGATAACGCAGAAGGATGGGAAGAGGGCCCCTTGCCGAAAACACATACTATCCGTGGACTCCATGGCGCCACTCTTGCCGAAAAAGATTATGAGGGGACAGGGCGGCTGCTTGAAGAGAATCTGGGTTTCGAGCTCACAGGTCAGCAAGACGACCGCTTTCTTTATGAAACAGACTCAGATTTTGGTTCAGTAATTGAAATTATTGACCAATTCGGTCCCGATGGAAACCCCGGTAAAGGTACAGTTCACCACATTGCCTTCCGTGCAGAAGACGAAAAACATCAGCAGTTGCTGAGTAAAAAGCTGCACAACAAAGGATATTATTTAACCGAAGTAAAGGATCGACAGTACTTTAAGTCGGTTTATTTCCATGAGCCGGGAGGCATCCTTTTTGAAATCGCTACGGACCCGCCGGGCTTTAGCCGCGATGAGGAACCTGATCAACTGGGCCAGGAACTTAAACTTCCACCCTGGCTGGAAAAGCACCGGCTCAATATAGAACGTGAACTTCCAGACTTAACATAG
- a CDS encoding potassium channel family protein: MKRRTELQFAIIGIGAFGKALAKKLSEEGAYVIAIDNNMEHIEQVKDYVSDAICFDGTDADLLEEHGITNVDVAIISIGEAFEPVVLIAMHLLNAGVAEVYGRAGSYTQEQILKQIGITDVIHPERQVAERMGVSLVRRGMSDVFDLGEGMAVFEVDAPESMVGYTLGELDIRKRYQLNLITIKRLSKEDQKIGLAERYRPIGVLDGTTEIKEGDRFLLVGNKDDVDKLLDTN; this comes from the coding sequence ATGAAACGAAGAACCGAACTGCAGTTCGCTATTATTGGGATCGGCGCTTTTGGAAAAGCCTTGGCGAAAAAGTTGTCTGAAGAGGGGGCGTATGTCATTGCCATCGACAATAACATGGAACACATTGAGCAGGTCAAAGATTATGTTTCTGATGCCATTTGTTTTGATGGTACTGATGCTGATCTGTTGGAAGAACATGGAATTACGAACGTAGATGTAGCTATTATTTCAATTGGTGAGGCTTTTGAACCCGTGGTATTAATTGCAATGCATTTACTTAATGCGGGCGTTGCAGAAGTGTACGGCCGGGCTGGTTCTTATACCCAGGAACAGATTCTTAAACAAATTGGTATTACGGATGTCATCCATCCGGAACGACAGGTAGCCGAGCGTATGGGCGTTTCGCTGGTCCGCCGGGGCATGTCCGATGTTTTTGATCTCGGAGAAGGGATGGCAGTGTTTGAAGTGGATGCTCCCGAATCAATGGTGGGATATACCTTAGGAGAACTCGACATCAGGAAACGATATCAGCTCAATTTGATTACTATTAAACGACTAAGTAAGGAAGATCAAAAAATTGGCCTTGCCGAACGGTATCGGCCTATTGGAGTTCTGGATGGAACAACGGAAATCAAAGAAGGAGATCGCTTTTTATTGGTAGGAAATAAGGACGATGTAGATAAGTTACTGGATACAAATTAG